One Gimesia aquarii DNA segment encodes these proteins:
- a CDS encoding efflux RND transporter periplasmic adaptor subunit translates to MVKAGDLLCELDSALLVDKEKQQQIQVTQAEAELKQAEENVAIQKTQNDSDNSAALLAYELANLDLEKFLKGESQRDINVKQGAITKAREDLQRAEETFEFSKRIAKKGYKNQNDVEADRINVVKAQIDLEIAKEDLAVEKDYVQKRKERELKAAVEEKERDQERVRRKGIATLAQYEAKLKAGQLTYEVESSELERFREQIKACKLIAPQNGQVVYANQDNGRRGNGEDVIEEGTEVRERQAIIQLPDFSLMKVDARIHESKISLIREGLPVDIRVDAFPEQTYLGEVDQVSSVPISSNWMRPDLKEYKASIKIVPNGADITKLKPGLTAEIEIRIEERDGVLQVPVQSVITIGTQHYIFVLGSDGEAVRRLIKIGQTSDTTIEILDGVQEDEEVILNPRTHFADQLIDLEEQMALERKEQAENQASGQAKRKSTKAQSSGKSGGKAGGQNSKKSSAGGASGFMKRLDKNSDGKISKEELPEPMRERFSSMDTNKDGFITAEELSKLRGKRPPSGGQRPSGGKRP, encoded by the coding sequence ATGGTCAAAGCAGGCGATCTTCTCTGTGAACTTGATTCTGCCTTACTGGTTGATAAAGAAAAGCAACAGCAAATTCAGGTCACACAGGCAGAGGCCGAATTGAAACAGGCCGAAGAAAATGTGGCCATTCAGAAAACGCAAAATGACAGCGACAACTCAGCAGCTCTTCTTGCATATGAATTAGCAAATCTTGACTTGGAAAAGTTTCTAAAAGGCGAATCGCAACGTGACATTAATGTCAAACAAGGGGCGATTACCAAAGCCCGCGAAGATTTACAGCGTGCGGAAGAAACGTTTGAGTTCTCCAAGAGAATTGCAAAAAAGGGTTATAAAAACCAGAACGATGTGGAAGCAGACCGTATCAATGTTGTAAAAGCACAGATTGATCTGGAGATTGCCAAAGAAGATTTAGCGGTTGAAAAAGACTATGTACAAAAACGGAAAGAACGAGAGTTAAAAGCCGCCGTTGAGGAGAAAGAACGAGATCAGGAACGCGTTCGACGTAAAGGGATTGCCACCTTAGCTCAGTATGAAGCCAAACTGAAGGCAGGCCAGTTGACCTATGAAGTTGAGAGCAGTGAACTGGAACGGTTTCGAGAGCAAATCAAGGCCTGTAAATTAATCGCGCCTCAAAATGGCCAGGTTGTTTATGCCAATCAGGACAATGGGCGTCGCGGTAATGGTGAAGATGTGATTGAAGAAGGGACAGAAGTCCGCGAACGTCAGGCAATCATACAATTACCAGACTTCAGTCTGATGAAAGTGGATGCTCGAATTCACGAATCGAAGATTAGCCTGATTCGAGAAGGATTGCCTGTTGATATTCGTGTTGATGCTTTTCCCGAGCAAACCTATCTGGGTGAGGTGGATCAAGTCTCTTCTGTGCCAATTTCCTCCAACTGGATGCGGCCCGACCTCAAAGAATACAAGGCCTCCATCAAGATTGTACCTAATGGAGCAGATATCACGAAATTGAAACCGGGTTTAACTGCTGAAATTGAAATCCGTATCGAAGAGCGAGATGGTGTGTTGCAGGTTCCCGTGCAATCAGTGATCACAATCGGAACTCAACATTATATTTTCGTGCTTGGCTCGGATGGAGAAGCTGTTAGAAGATTAATTAAAATTGGTCAGACCAGTGATACAACGATTGAAATTTTGGATGGTGTCCAGGAAGACGAAGAAGTCATCTTGAATCCTCGTACACACTTTGCAGATCAACTCATTGATCTGGAAGAACAGATGGCGCTTGAGCGGAAAGAGCAGGCTGAAAATCAGGCATCGGGTCAAGCTAAAAGGAAATCCACCAAAGCACAATCTTCAGGAAAATCGGGAGGCAAGGCCGGGGGGCAGAACTCCAAGAAATCTTCTGCCGGTGGTGCGAGCGGCTTTATGAAGCGTCTTGACAAAAACTCAGATGGCAAAATTTCCAAAGAGGAACTGCCCGAGCCGATGCGCGAACGGTTCTCCAGTATGGATACCAACAAGGATGGTTTTATTACTGCGGAAGAGCTGAGCAAACTTCGAGGGAAGAGGCCACCTTCAGGAGGGCAAAGACCCTCTGGAGGAAAACGACCATGA
- a CDS encoding ABC transporter ATP-binding protein, with protein sequence MRLAAQVVDLSKFYDLGSVVVKALRGVSTDFPEGDFVAIMGSSGSGKSTLLNLLGALDRPTSGQYFLGGHDVSTLDDDELSLMRNDMIGFIFQSFNLIAQYTVLENIEVPLLYRAGYPAIGRVERERCIELANMVGLGDRLDHRPFQLSGGQQQRVSIARALVNDPEIILADEPTGNLDSATEAEIMTILHNLNAEGRTIIMVTHEPGIAQQTKRQITMKDGIIESETILQTPSFNH encoded by the coding sequence ATGAGGCTGGCTGCCCAAGTTGTCGACCTCAGCAAATTCTATGATTTAGGTTCTGTTGTGGTAAAAGCGCTGCGGGGCGTTTCGACAGACTTTCCCGAAGGTGATTTTGTCGCCATTATGGGTTCATCGGGAAGTGGTAAAAGTACGCTTCTCAACCTTTTGGGAGCTTTGGACCGTCCTACCAGTGGTCAGTATTTTCTGGGTGGTCACGATGTTTCGACTCTGGATGATGATGAACTTTCATTGATGCGCAATGACATGATTGGTTTCATCTTTCAGTCCTTCAACCTGATTGCACAATATACCGTACTGGAAAATATCGAAGTTCCACTTTTGTACCGTGCCGGCTATCCCGCCATCGGACGGGTTGAAAGAGAACGGTGTATCGAACTAGCCAATATGGTTGGTTTGGGAGACCGCCTAGACCATCGCCCCTTCCAGCTTTCTGGTGGACAACAACAACGTGTCTCCATCGCCAGAGCATTAGTGAATGATCCGGAAATTATTCTGGCGGATGAACCGACGGGGAATCTGGACTCAGCGACTGAAGCGGAGATTATGACTATCCTGCATAATTTAAACGCGGAAGGGCGCACGATTATTATGGTGACACACGAGCCTGGTATCGCCCAACAAACCAAACGGCAGATCACGATGAAAGATGGAATCATCGAGAGTGAAACCATTTTGCAAACTCCCTCGTTCAATCATTAA
- a CDS encoding sulfatase, whose amino-acid sequence MKQFALILYKTKFHPFLLFPLFVICTLSTEARAAAKPNVIVIYADDLGYGDLACFGHPTIKTPHLDQMAAEGMKFTQFYSAAPVCTPSRAALLTGRYPIRSGMCSDKRRVLFPDSGGGLQASEVTLAEALKETGYKTACVGKWHLGHLPQFLPTSHGFDSYFGIPYSNDMDRVAERKLRRKIFLKPKVEYWNVPLMRNQEVIERPADQTTITKRYTKEAIKFIKGNQKQPFYLYLAHSMPHVPLFRSKALEDTSRRGLYGDVIEEIDWSVGQILQTLKDQGLDQNTIVWFSSDNGPWLIFNEQGGSAGLLREGKGSTWEGGMREPTLAWWPGHISSGSVTHELGSTMDIFTTSIQLAGGKVPSDRVVDGVDLSSVLLGTGESPRKEMAFYRGTKLMAFRKGPWKAHFITKPAYGREPFKEHHPPVLYHLEHDPSEKYDVAKANPEVIKSIKAAAEKHQQSIKPVPSQLEIPLKK is encoded by the coding sequence ATGAAGCAGTTCGCGCTCATTTTGTACAAAACAAAATTTCACCCATTCTTACTATTCCCCCTATTTGTTATCTGCACATTATCGACTGAAGCTCGTGCCGCCGCAAAACCCAACGTCATCGTGATCTATGCTGACGATTTGGGATATGGTGACTTGGCCTGTTTTGGACATCCTACGATTAAAACTCCTCACTTGGATCAGATGGCCGCCGAAGGTATGAAATTTACTCAGTTCTATTCGGCAGCCCCGGTATGTACCCCCAGCCGAGCCGCTTTATTGACGGGCCGCTATCCGATTCGCTCTGGAATGTGCAGCGATAAACGACGGGTTCTGTTTCCCGATTCCGGCGGCGGACTTCAAGCGAGCGAAGTGACCTTAGCAGAAGCTTTGAAAGAAACGGGGTACAAGACTGCCTGTGTTGGAAAATGGCACCTGGGTCATCTACCACAGTTTTTACCAACCAGTCATGGTTTCGATTCTTATTTCGGTATTCCTTATTCCAACGATATGGACCGAGTGGCAGAGCGAAAACTGAGACGTAAAATTTTTCTCAAACCAAAAGTGGAATACTGGAACGTACCCTTAATGCGTAATCAGGAAGTCATTGAGCGACCGGCAGACCAGACCACGATTACCAAACGCTATACCAAAGAAGCGATCAAATTTATTAAAGGAAATCAAAAACAACCTTTCTATCTCTATCTGGCTCATAGCATGCCACATGTCCCGTTATTCCGCTCGAAAGCACTCGAAGATACAAGTCGACGTGGATTGTATGGTGATGTGATTGAAGAAATTGACTGGAGCGTCGGTCAGATTCTACAAACCCTTAAAGATCAGGGACTTGACCAGAATACAATCGTCTGGTTTTCCAGTGATAATGGCCCCTGGCTGATCTTCAATGAACAGGGAGGCTCTGCCGGATTATTGCGGGAAGGGAAAGGAAGTACGTGGGAAGGTGGCATGCGAGAGCCAACACTCGCCTGGTGGCCCGGGCATATCTCCTCTGGTTCCGTAACGCACGAATTAGGTAGTACGATGGATATCTTTACGACTTCGATCCAGCTAGCCGGTGGTAAGGTCCCTTCCGACCGGGTTGTTGATGGTGTGGATCTATCATCGGTCTTATTGGGAACCGGCGAGAGTCCAAGAAAGGAAATGGCCTTTTACCGTGGGACGAAATTGATGGCTTTTCGGAAAGGTCCCTGGAAAGCACATTTCATTACAAAACCAGCCTATGGTAGAGAGCCATTCAAAGAACATCATCCCCCCGTTTTATATCATCTCGAACATGATCCGTCTGAAAAATATGATGTTGCCAAAGCAAACCCGGAAGTGATCAAATCGATCAAAGCAGCCGCTGAAAAACATCAGCAAAGCATCAAACCGGTTCCGTCACAACTGGAGATACCACTCAAAAAATAG
- a CDS encoding TolC family protein, translating to MRRIKRFLFYNNRKPLLTTALILAMAVIHSGCSPTFWFDQANQDTYEILAENANDPAWQVPRYDIEPDPRSRFYDPYDPNHEPLPPDDPAANVYMHWLQCKKGYKSWHKFGRALSIENPDWLVQYGISPELSAEIAASGDALEGVELPALNDLTLAETIDIANINSREYQFQIENLFLAALDLTFGRFQFDVRYLGVGGQNPQAELNRRRLANGTQELDLASRIGVNQVLPSGAQWAVELANNTLWIFSGSNRTNSVSLLSYSLVQPLLLGAGRKVVLNNLTQDERNVLYQTRTLARFRKEFFTANVAGGTGFLQLLQQIQVIENERNNIKLLERQVEILRALSSQKPKVQSEKLEKLPENWILPPELVDKLLFDEEAQLLSWSGEMTEAHEKQLLALSEDNAYQAAVNELIQRIQTEVVTLDVAQLETRLAQSINRLRTFERQYQDSLGNFKIFLGLPPNMPMSIDQSLLKPFELIDPLLPAIEQEIYDYVEVWAKVYVEDWEDPDLVPPTTAELKEVLIGLKQLLAKLRADGLETLEQDIKNIEDLLGDNDENVSEELLALRQRRFLSEEDRERVRQSSTNDIRLYSGVRKTMEGMERRLDGLQSFLSEDKLTNEQKKRIIFEMADLREDMLRISQGMQVIEIGLRVELITLEPFTMDIGEVVRIGLANRLDLMNQRGLVMDARRLMEVRSNSLEAVLNVVVEGDVSTPLGRNKPLDFRGSQAGFRAGVEFTAPLSLVQERNAYRESQIDYQRERRAFMAAEDDTKFEIRQSWRQLAVLRQNFETSRVQIRLAALQYDSAVEATSDPAQAGRNQGLNLLNALNAVLDAQNSLISNWINYEQNRLNIYLDMGIMEIDENGIWKDDFYQHRAGRIRPTNEHRQPPPGTTETGVTAAEDIRQVVFRPAGELNALSTESEETSQAP from the coding sequence ATGAGGCGCATAAAACGTTTTCTGTTTTATAACAATCGCAAACCACTGTTAACGACCGCTTTGATCCTAGCAATGGCCGTGATTCATTCTGGCTGCTCTCCTACATTCTGGTTCGACCAAGCCAATCAGGATACATATGAAATCTTAGCTGAGAATGCAAATGATCCTGCCTGGCAGGTTCCCCGCTATGATATTGAACCCGATCCACGCAGTCGCTTTTATGATCCTTATGATCCTAATCACGAACCACTGCCTCCCGACGACCCTGCGGCAAATGTCTATATGCATTGGTTGCAATGCAAGAAAGGGTACAAAAGCTGGCATAAGTTTGGCCGCGCGCTTAGTATTGAGAATCCGGACTGGCTTGTGCAGTATGGCATTAGTCCCGAGTTAAGTGCGGAAATTGCCGCTTCTGGCGATGCATTGGAAGGCGTAGAATTACCTGCGCTTAATGATCTTACACTTGCGGAAACCATTGACATTGCCAACATCAATAGCCGCGAATATCAATTTCAAATTGAAAATTTGTTTCTGGCCGCTTTGGATTTGACGTTTGGCCGATTCCAGTTTGATGTCCGGTATCTCGGTGTGGGGGGGCAGAATCCCCAGGCAGAACTCAATCGACGTCGATTGGCAAATGGAACTCAGGAACTCGATCTGGCTAGCCGGATCGGAGTGAATCAGGTTCTCCCCAGTGGAGCCCAATGGGCCGTTGAACTGGCAAACAATACACTCTGGATATTCTCTGGATCGAATCGAACCAACTCTGTCAGTCTCCTTTCCTACTCTCTGGTACAGCCTCTCTTGTTAGGGGCAGGTCGAAAAGTGGTGTTGAATAATCTGACACAGGATGAACGAAACGTATTGTATCAGACACGGACACTCGCTCGATTCCGAAAAGAGTTTTTTACAGCCAATGTTGCTGGAGGGACTGGCTTTCTCCAGTTGCTGCAACAAATCCAGGTCATCGAAAATGAACGCAACAATATTAAGTTGTTGGAACGTCAGGTAGAAATCCTACGGGCACTCTCTTCACAAAAGCCAAAAGTCCAGTCCGAAAAGTTAGAAAAACTTCCTGAGAACTGGATCCTTCCTCCAGAACTGGTTGATAAGCTGCTCTTTGATGAAGAAGCACAACTTCTGTCATGGAGTGGAGAAATGACGGAAGCACATGAGAAACAATTGTTGGCGTTAAGTGAAGACAATGCTTATCAGGCGGCTGTGAATGAATTGATCCAGCGAATTCAAACAGAAGTTGTGACTTTGGATGTTGCTCAGTTGGAAACCAGGTTAGCGCAATCCATCAATCGCCTGAGAACATTCGAACGTCAGTATCAGGATTCACTTGGCAATTTCAAAATCTTTTTGGGACTCCCTCCTAACATGCCTATGAGTATTGACCAGTCGTTACTGAAACCATTCGAACTCATTGACCCACTGTTACCAGCCATCGAACAGGAAATTTATGACTATGTGGAAGTGTGGGCGAAGGTTTACGTGGAGGACTGGGAAGATCCTGACTTAGTTCCTCCCACAACGGCAGAATTGAAAGAAGTTCTCATTGGTCTCAAACAGCTTCTGGCCAAACTTCGTGCTGATGGATTGGAAACACTGGAACAGGACATAAAAAATATAGAAGACCTGCTGGGTGATAATGATGAAAATGTTTCAGAAGAACTGTTGGCCTTACGACAACGGCGTTTCCTTTCAGAGGAAGATCGTGAACGAGTCCGTCAAAGCTCTACAAATGATATACGTTTGTATTCAGGGGTTCGAAAGACAATGGAGGGCATGGAACGCCGTCTGGATGGCCTACAGAGTTTTCTGAGTGAAGATAAACTGACAAATGAGCAAAAAAAGCGAATTATTTTTGAGATGGCAGATCTTCGTGAAGACATGCTCAGAATCTCTCAGGGAATGCAGGTCATTGAAATCGGTCTGCGAGTGGAACTGATTACCCTGGAACCATTTACGATGGATATCGGTGAAGTGGTTCGCATCGGACTTGCAAACAGACTCGATTTGATGAATCAGCGTGGTTTGGTGATGGATGCTCGCAGGTTGATGGAAGTCCGGTCTAATTCTCTCGAAGCGGTGTTAAATGTCGTAGTAGAAGGAGACGTTAGTACGCCTCTCGGGAGAAACAAGCCGTTAGATTTCCGAGGAAGTCAGGCAGGTTTTCGAGCAGGAGTCGAGTTTACAGCTCCATTATCTTTGGTTCAGGAAAGAAACGCCTATCGCGAGTCACAAATCGATTATCAACGAGAACGCCGTGCTTTTATGGCTGCGGAAGACGATACGAAGTTCGAAATTCGCCAAAGTTGGCGTCAATTAGCAGTGTTACGTCAGAATTTCGAGACTTCGCGGGTTCAAATCCGTTTAGCCGCTTTACAGTATGACAGTGCAGTAGAGGCAACATCAGATCCTGCCCAAGCAGGGCGTAATCAAGGCCTAAATCTGTTAAACGCGTTAAATGCGGTATTAGACGCACAAAACAGTTTAATCAGCAACTGGATAAATTATGAGCAAAACCGACTTAACATCTATCTGGATATGGGTATTATGGAGATAGATGAAAATGGAATTTGGAAAGACGATTTCTACCAACACCGCGCGGGAAGAATCAGGCCCACCAATGAGCACCGCCAACCCCCCCCAGGGACAACTGAAACCGGAGTTACAGCAGCAGAAGACATCAGACAAGTTGTCTTCCGACCTGCCGGAGAGCTTAACGCCCTCTCCACTGAAAGCGAAGAAACGTCGCAAGCTCCCTAA
- a CDS encoding MarR family winged helix-turn-helix transcriptional regulator, whose product MEQDHNSDLETAQDPIDWRSLQNHECVEQIDLLIRTVHLVRAALNNSFAQLEINEVRYASLKVIDAVREVGCSQSELARKLGQSESNICTLIERMESDKLVIRQQSKKDRRKRVLHLTEEGESILAQVKAYHGTVSQRLLSALNSDQRRQLTGILQALLKSAHIQRSHRETAKTILDVSGPYPFQGAPAA is encoded by the coding sequence ATGGAACAGGATCACAATTCCGATTTAGAAACGGCCCAGGATCCCATTGATTGGCGATCGTTACAAAATCATGAATGTGTCGAACAGATTGATCTTCTGATTCGAACAGTTCATTTGGTTAGAGCGGCTTTAAACAATAGCTTTGCTCAATTGGAGATTAATGAAGTTCGCTACGCGTCACTCAAGGTGATTGATGCGGTGCGTGAAGTAGGATGCTCTCAGTCAGAACTGGCACGAAAACTGGGGCAGTCAGAGTCGAATATCTGTACATTGATCGAACGTATGGAAAGCGACAAATTGGTGATACGGCAGCAATCTAAGAAGGATCGCCGTAAACGCGTGTTGCATTTAACTGAGGAAGGTGAAAGTATCCTGGCACAAGTGAAGGCATATCATGGTACCGTTTCACAGCGTTTGTTGTCAGCATTGAATTCAGATCAAAGACGTCAACTCACCGGCATTTTGCAGGCCTTGCTCAAGTCGGCTCATATCCAACGGTCTCATCGTGAGACTGCGAAAACGATTCTGGATGTCTCCGGTCCTTATCCATTTCAGGGGGCTCCTGCAGCCTAG
- a CDS encoding ABC transporter permease: MTRIIRIIRLALKSLLLHKLRSGLTMLGIVFGVFSVIAMLAIGEGASAQAQKQVLELGATNVIVRSVKPPLDVAQSSTRTRVLQYGLLRSDYKVLTNTLPTITKAVPIREISREIRYLKDAMNARVVGCTGDYLEMNHLELSQGRFLTHSDQTKLLNVAVIANDVANTLFKHEDPVGKSIRIGPMFYTVIGVTKDRTASAAIGGSLSGQDYNKDVYVPIKTLQVREGDLDIKNQAGSMTAEQIELHQITLRVNDKDAVLPTAQAIRETLEQSHARAKDYAVVVPLELLKQAEQIRLIFNVVLGSIAAISLVVGGIGIMNIMLATVTERTREIGVRRALGARQRDIVEQFLTETIVLAGSGGLIGVVLGLLTPVSFLGIQWFVQNFIMEGTTVGSEVGRMFFDLQPQIAFWSLPVAFGISVTIGVISGIYPAVAAAKLDPIEALRHE, encoded by the coding sequence ATGACTCGAATCATTCGCATTATTCGGCTCGCACTGAAAAGCTTATTGCTGCATAAGCTAAGGTCCGGCTTGACGATGCTCGGGATTGTGTTTGGAGTCTTTTCTGTGATTGCCATGTTGGCCATCGGTGAAGGTGCCAGCGCGCAGGCTCAAAAACAGGTGTTGGAGCTAGGTGCCACAAACGTGATTGTGCGTAGCGTGAAGCCTCCACTTGATGTGGCTCAGTCTTCGACACGTACTCGAGTGCTGCAATATGGGTTGTTGAGGTCAGACTACAAAGTTTTAACCAATACACTACCCACGATTACCAAAGCGGTTCCGATTCGAGAGATCAGCAGAGAAATTCGCTACCTGAAAGATGCCATGAATGCCCGCGTCGTCGGTTGTACCGGTGATTATCTGGAAATGAACCATTTGGAACTCTCTCAAGGTCGCTTCCTGACTCACAGTGATCAGACAAAGCTGCTGAATGTGGCTGTAATCGCCAATGATGTGGCAAACACCTTATTCAAGCATGAAGATCCGGTAGGGAAATCAATCCGGATTGGTCCCATGTTTTACACAGTTATTGGTGTGACTAAAGATCGTACCGCCTCTGCAGCCATTGGTGGTAGCCTCTCGGGGCAGGATTATAACAAAGATGTTTATGTCCCCATTAAGACGCTTCAGGTCCGCGAAGGAGATCTTGATATCAAAAATCAGGCCGGTAGCATGACGGCTGAGCAGATCGAACTGCATCAGATTACGCTACGGGTTAATGATAAAGATGCTGTCTTACCAACGGCTCAGGCGATTAGAGAAACCCTAGAGCAATCGCATGCACGCGCCAAAGATTATGCTGTTGTTGTCCCTTTGGAGTTATTAAAACAGGCCGAGCAGATTCGACTCATCTTCAATGTTGTGTTGGGGTCGATCGCCGCCATCAGTTTAGTGGTGGGGGGGATTGGAATCATGAATATCATGCTGGCCACCGTTACCGAAAGAACGAGAGAAATTGGCGTTCGGCGTGCTCTGGGCGCACGACAGCGGGACATTGTCGAACAGTTTCTGACAGAAACTATCGTGTTAGCAGGCTCGGGAGGATTAATCGGCGTTGTGCTTGGGCTCCTCACTCCTGTTTCCTTTCTGGGAATTCAATGGTTTGTGCAGAATTTCATAATGGAAGGTACCACCGTAGGTTCAGAAGTCGGGCGTATGTTTTTTGACCTGCAGCCACAGATTGCGTTCTGGAGCCTGCCCGTAGCGTTTGGTATCTCAGTGACGATTGGGGTGATCTCCGGAATTTATCCTGCTGTCGCTGCAGCAAAACTCGATCCCATTGAAGCATTACGACACGAATAA
- a CDS encoding GntR family transcriptional regulator, with protein sequence MVITQTTSSDGKSSRHRVRNQITEMILSRKLKPGQRLVQERLAKEFSVAQGVVRESLLELSCCGLVDAVDNLGVFVSELDGAKVVEALEVREVLEGLAARLCCQHASREDIKKLDQLVTRIYLLGQEGKNDEAALLDREFHHRIVETANSGTLQAVTTSHWTLQLVLKMSFDVEIVYKAHRSIIEAIEKNAPDEAEQLMRDHIRSARNLVEQQIAEGNFVPEWLC encoded by the coding sequence GTGGTAATCACCCAAACGACAAGTTCTGATGGAAAGTCATCTCGACATCGTGTAAGAAATCAAATCACAGAGATGATTCTGAGCCGAAAACTGAAGCCGGGACAGCGACTCGTTCAAGAAAGACTCGCCAAGGAGTTTTCCGTTGCACAAGGAGTCGTGCGGGAATCGTTACTGGAACTGAGTTGCTGTGGTCTGGTAGATGCCGTCGACAACCTGGGAGTCTTTGTCAGTGAATTAGACGGTGCCAAAGTAGTTGAGGCACTCGAAGTTCGCGAAGTCCTCGAAGGTCTTGCTGCGCGTTTGTGTTGCCAACACGCCAGCCGAGAAGATATTAAAAAGCTGGATCAATTAGTCACGCGCATTTATCTACTGGGTCAGGAAGGAAAGAACGACGAAGCAGCGCTGCTGGATCGGGAATTCCACCATCGTATCGTTGAAACGGCGAATAGTGGGACACTTCAAGCAGTCACCACAAGCCATTGGACATTGCAATTGGTGTTGAAAATGAGTTTCGATGTCGAGATTGTTTATAAAGCCCATCGATCCATTATTGAGGCCATTGAGAAAAACGCCCCTGACGAAGCAGAACAACTGATGCGCGACCATATTCGATCAGCACGCAATCTGGTTGAACAGCAGATTGCGGAAGGAAATTTTGTCCCCGAGTGGTTGTGTTAG